One genomic segment of Bifidobacterium breve DSM 20213 = JCM 1192 includes these proteins:
- a CDS encoding oleate hydratase, translating to MYYSSGNYEAFARPKKPAGVDSKHAYIIGTGLAALSSACYLVRDGQMPGDHIHILEKDPVPGGACDGLDIPGLGYVMRGGREMDNHFEVMWDLFRSIPSIETEGVSVLDEYYWLNKEDPNYSLCRATKDLGKDAGLKGKFGLSDKASMEIMKLFFTPDEDLYDKPITDFFDDEVLNSNFWLYWRTMFAFENWHSALEMKLYIKRYIHHIGGLPDFSALRFTRYNQYESMILPMVKYLESHGVEFRYNTKVENVEFAIGGGDGPKREHTGIGQDTIQKIQATSGFFKRNPASTPTKKLAVRIDVSQEGEKSSIDLTENDLVFITNGGCVENSTMGSQNSPAAWNPDLKPGGGWDMWRRIAEQDPSFGHPEKFCSDPNATKWMSATVTTLDDEIPPYIQKICKRDPFSGKVVTGGIVTVQDSNWLMSWTLNRQQQFRDQPKDQLCVWVYGLFPDKPGNYVKKPMTECTGEEICEEWLYHMGVPTDKIEPLAKHHANTVPVMMPYITAFFMPRAAGDRPDVVPDGAVNFAFLGQFAETPRDTIFTTEYSMRTGMEAVYTLLGVDRGVPEVWGSVYDVRNLLNATVKLRDGAPVTDMKLNFIEKAVVKKVLKKLDGTDIATLLREYHVI from the coding sequence ATGTACTACAGCAGCGGCAACTATGAGGCGTTTGCCCGTCCGAAGAAGCCAGCCGGCGTAGACAGCAAGCATGCATATATCATCGGCACCGGTCTGGCGGCCTTGTCTTCGGCCTGTTACCTGGTGCGTGACGGCCAGATGCCAGGCGATCATATTCATATTCTCGAAAAGGATCCCGTACCGGGAGGAGCCTGCGATGGTCTCGATATTCCTGGTCTCGGTTATGTGATGCGCGGCGGCCGCGAAATGGACAATCATTTCGAGGTCATGTGGGATCTCTTCCGTTCGATTCCCTCCATCGAGACCGAGGGAGTCAGCGTGCTCGACGAATACTATTGGCTCAACAAGGAAGATCCGAATTACTCGCTATGCCGCGCCACCAAAGATCTCGGCAAGGATGCCGGACTCAAGGGCAAATTCGGATTGTCTGACAAGGCTTCCATGGAAATCATGAAGCTGTTCTTCACTCCGGACGAGGACCTGTATGACAAGCCGATCACCGATTTCTTCGATGACGAGGTGCTGAACTCCAACTTCTGGCTGTACTGGCGTACCATGTTCGCTTTTGAGAATTGGCATTCGGCGTTGGAAATGAAGCTGTACATCAAGCGCTACATTCATCACATCGGCGGCTTGCCGGACTTCTCCGCACTGCGATTCACCCGCTACAACCAGTACGAGTCGATGATTTTGCCCATGGTCAAATATCTGGAATCTCATGGCGTGGAATTCCGATACAACACCAAGGTCGAGAACGTCGAATTCGCCATCGGTGGGGGAGACGGCCCCAAGCGCGAGCATACTGGCATCGGACAAGACACCATCCAGAAAATCCAGGCCACTTCCGGTTTCTTCAAGCGCAATCCAGCCAGCACCCCCACCAAGAAGCTCGCCGTACGCATCGATGTCAGCCAGGAAGGGGAGAAGTCCTCTATCGATCTGACGGAAAACGATCTGGTGTTCATCACCAACGGCGGCTGCGTGGAGAACTCCACTATGGGTTCGCAGAATTCGCCCGCCGCATGGAATCCGGATCTGAAGCCAGGCGGCGGCTGGGATATGTGGAGGCGTATCGCCGAACAGGATCCGAGCTTCGGTCATCCGGAAAAGTTCTGTTCCGACCCGAACGCCACCAAGTGGATGAGCGCCACTGTTACCACTTTGGACGATGAGATTCCTCCGTATATTCAGAAGATATGCAAGCGCGATCCGTTCTCCGGCAAGGTCGTCACCGGCGGCATCGTCACTGTGCAGGATTCTAACTGGCTGATGAGCTGGACGCTCAATCGTCAACAGCAGTTCCGCGATCAGCCCAAGGATCAGCTGTGCGTATGGGTCTATGGCCTGTTCCCGGACAAGCCGGGCAACTATGTGAAGAAGCCGATGACCGAATGCACCGGCGAGGAAATCTGTGAGGAGTGGCTCTACCACATGGGCGTACCGACCGACAAGATCGAGCCGCTTGCCAAACATCATGCCAATACCGTGCCGGTGATGATGCCATACATCACTGCATTCTTCATGCCTCGCGCGGCCGGCGACCGCCCGGACGTGGTGCCCGATGGCGCCGTGAACTTCGCATTCCTCGGCCAGTTCGCCGAAACCCCACGCGATACGATTTTCACCACCGAATATTCGATGCGTACCGGTATGGAAGCCGTCTATACGCTGCTCGGGGTGGATCGTGGCGTGCCCGAGGTGTGGGGCAGCGTCTATGACGTGCGCAACCTGCTCAACGCCACCGTCAAACTGCGTGACGGCGCACCGGTGACGGATATGAAGCTCAACTTCATTGAAAAGGCCGTGGTCAAGAAGGTGCTTAAGAAGCTCGATGGCACGGATATTGCTACCCTGCTACGCGAATACCATGTGATCTGA
- a CDS encoding aldo/keto reductase: MTQVLQSPGITLQNKAHTVIPQIGFGTFQIPPEDTQRAVEEALEIGYRHIDTAAAYYNEEQVGDALRATGMANKVWVTTKLRNCDQGYDPARIAFEESRRKLGVDVVDMYLIHWPFPAVDLYKETWKALLKLQEEGAIRVAGVSNFLPEHLQAVIDDSGETPTVNQIEVHPRFSQPDNLAFCKAHGIAVEAYSPLGHGKDIESEPVVSAAEAHNVTPAQVVLRWHTQEGRIIIPKSKHVERMKSNLASASFDLTATELAAIDALHDPKGNVSADPATFVQSQSWANQHSRGNI, encoded by the coding sequence ATGACTCAGGTATTGCAATCGCCGGGAATCACCTTGCAGAACAAGGCTCACACTGTTATTCCACAAATCGGATTCGGCACATTCCAGATTCCGCCCGAAGATACGCAGCGGGCCGTCGAAGAAGCGTTGGAAATCGGTTACCGTCACATCGATACTGCAGCCGCTTACTACAACGAGGAACAAGTCGGCGATGCATTACGCGCTACTGGCATGGCCAACAAAGTATGGGTGACCACCAAATTGCGCAACTGCGATCAAGGCTATGATCCGGCACGCATCGCGTTCGAGGAATCCCGTCGCAAGCTGGGCGTGGATGTAGTCGACATGTACCTGATTCATTGGCCATTCCCCGCAGTCGATCTCTACAAGGAGACATGGAAGGCGCTACTCAAACTGCAAGAGGAAGGTGCTATCCGCGTGGCTGGCGTCAGTAACTTCCTTCCCGAGCATCTTCAGGCTGTTATCGATGATTCCGGCGAAACCCCAACGGTGAACCAAATCGAAGTGCACCCGCGTTTCAGTCAGCCGGATAATCTCGCCTTCTGCAAGGCACATGGCATCGCCGTTGAAGCGTATAGCCCGCTCGGCCACGGCAAGGACATCGAATCCGAGCCGGTTGTCTCTGCGGCCGAGGCCCACAACGTCACGCCCGCACAGGTGGTATTGCGTTGGCATACGCAAGAAGGTCGCATCATCATCCCGAAGTCCAAGCACGTCGAACGTATGAAGTCCAATCTGGCCAGTGCCAGTTTCGACCTGACTGCCACGGAACTTGCTGCCATCGATGCCCTGCACGATCCGAAGGGCAATGTGAGTGCCGACCCCGCCACCTTCGTGCAGTCTCAGTCCTGGGCCAACCAGCACTCGCGCGGCAATATCTGA
- a CDS encoding DUF4186 domain-containing protein: protein MTADDEQQWIAETLTRLQHSAFRAKFVLTDKDRAYARVKGKATIDRHAHEMLRERVGAAEPKNDGKQTPWRGHPVFTSQHATATCCRGCIEKWHHIPKGRELTEAEVNRLADLVMAWIERDLINHPAR, encoded by the coding sequence ATGACGGCCGATGATGAACAACAGTGGATTGCTGAAACGCTGACGCGTTTGCAGCATTCGGCATTTCGTGCCAAATTCGTGCTGACCGACAAAGACCGTGCCTACGCTCGGGTCAAAGGTAAAGCGACCATCGATCGGCATGCGCATGAAATGCTGCGTGAGCGGGTAGGTGCGGCCGAGCCGAAAAATGATGGCAAACAAACACCGTGGCGTGGTCATCCAGTATTCACCTCCCAGCATGCCACCGCCACATGCTGCCGGGGATGCATCGAAAAATGGCATCACATACCCAAAGGGCGTGAACTGACGGAAGCGGAAGTGAACCGTTTGGCAGATCTCGTCATGGCATGGATTGAACGCGATCTCATCAATCATCCAGCACGATAA
- the dnaE gene encoding DNA polymerase III subunit alpha, producing the protein MADYGKNFVQLHNHTHYSLLDGASKIPDLAKRAAELEMPAVGITDHGNMHGAYEMYTNCVANGVKPIIGIEAYVTPETARQDKSRVHWGTEAQRRDDVSGGGLITHLTMWAENDEGLVNLIKASSVANLEGRVMRYPRMDKEVLSTYSKGVIASSGCPSGIIQTRLRLGQFDEALRAAGEFQDIFGKDNFFIELMDHGLTIENQVTDDLLTIAKKLDAPLLATNDSHYVHAEDAGAQDAMLCINSGSRLDDPDRFKFDGTGYYIKTAEEMRELFKDHPDACDNTLLIAERCNVMFDDHEDGAFMPQFPCPEGWDETSLFLKKVEEGLEKRYDGNPPLNVLKQADYECGVICQMQFCGYFLVVADYIQWAKDHGIMVGPGRGSAAGAMVAYSMGITELDPLKHGLIFERFLNPERVSLPDIDVDFDPEGRARVIEYCGEKYGTDKVAQCVIYGTIKTKQALKDSARIMGYEFSVGEKVTKALPPAATGGKDISLHDIFDPSAKRYAEAREFREMYDSDPDAKRITEEAKGIEGLIRQTGVHACATIMGSAPITDTSPLLERTDGTITTTFEYHTCETLGLVKMDFLGLSNLTVIHDTLKNIEANGKPAIDYTKIPLDDAETYKLMARGDTLGVFQLDSDGMRSLLKTLKPDNFNDISALIALYRPGPMSMDSHTNYAKRKNGLQKITPIHPELEEPLKQVLDETYGLIIYQEQVQSAARILAGYSLGKADVLRRAMGKKKPEVLAKEKVPFFAGMKEHGYSEEAANAVWDILVPFSGYAFNKAHSAAYGLISYWTAYLKTHYPVEFMAALLQGAATNKDKTALYLGEARRMGIQVLSPDVNESVYAYSAVGDVVRFGLGAIRNVGDKAVADIIAEREGPRGKFVNFMDFIRRVPLTALNRRLVESLIKAGAFDSIDPNRRALFTVHEAAIDSVVSLKRKQAEGQFDLFSDADDGGAEAMGDASVTVPDIEEWDKKTKLNFEREMLGLYVSDHPLSGMQSILASLREMSIAHLIDRAKTMGEGQQVTLAGLITGVDRRVSKKGNPWAIVTIEDMESSIQCMFFGKVYEAAAAELAVDAIVQIRGQVELRDETVSMRATELQVPTLESEDERPLTITLPHAALDRQHMMQLGQVLTNHPGYCEVHLAVMDEKGNAQVLTFGDRFRVKRDTSLFAEIKILFGPSCLPAA; encoded by the coding sequence ATGGCTGATTACGGGAAGAACTTCGTGCAACTGCACAACCACACGCACTATTCATTGCTTGATGGTGCGTCGAAGATCCCGGATCTGGCCAAGCGAGCCGCCGAACTTGAGATGCCGGCAGTCGGCATTACCGATCATGGCAACATGCACGGTGCCTATGAGATGTACACCAACTGTGTGGCCAACGGCGTCAAGCCCATCATCGGCATCGAAGCTTACGTGACCCCGGAAACCGCGCGTCAGGACAAGTCCCGTGTGCACTGGGGCACCGAAGCTCAGCGTCGTGATGACGTTTCCGGTGGTGGTCTCATCACCCACCTGACCATGTGGGCGGAAAACGACGAAGGTCTGGTCAACCTCATCAAAGCCTCGTCCGTGGCCAATCTTGAAGGCCGCGTTATGCGCTACCCGCGTATGGATAAAGAAGTGCTGTCCACCTACTCCAAAGGTGTGATCGCGTCCTCCGGATGCCCTTCGGGCATCATCCAGACTCGTCTGCGCCTGGGACAGTTCGACGAGGCATTGCGTGCCGCTGGTGAATTCCAGGACATCTTCGGTAAGGACAATTTCTTTATCGAACTCATGGATCACGGTCTGACAATCGAGAACCAGGTCACCGACGACCTGCTGACCATTGCCAAGAAGCTGGACGCCCCGCTGCTGGCCACCAACGATTCCCATTATGTGCATGCCGAAGATGCCGGCGCACAGGATGCCATGCTGTGCATCAACTCCGGCTCCCGACTGGATGATCCGGATCGATTCAAGTTCGACGGCACCGGCTATTACATCAAAACCGCCGAGGAGATGCGCGAGCTGTTCAAGGATCATCCCGACGCTTGCGACAATACGTTGCTCATTGCCGAACGTTGCAACGTCATGTTCGATGATCACGAGGACGGCGCTTTCATGCCGCAGTTCCCCTGTCCGGAAGGCTGGGACGAGACCTCGCTGTTCCTGAAGAAGGTCGAAGAGGGACTCGAAAAGCGTTATGACGGCAATCCACCGCTGAACGTGCTCAAGCAGGCCGATTATGAGTGCGGTGTGATCTGCCAAATGCAGTTCTGCGGTTACTTCCTCGTCGTGGCCGATTACATCCAATGGGCCAAGGACCACGGCATCATGGTGGGGCCGGGCCGTGGTTCGGCTGCAGGCGCCATGGTCGCCTATTCCATGGGCATCACCGAGCTCGACCCGTTGAAGCACGGCCTGATTTTCGAGAGGTTCCTGAACCCGGAGCGTGTGAGCCTGCCGGATATCGATGTCGACTTCGATCCTGAAGGCCGTGCCCGAGTCATCGAATACTGCGGTGAAAAATACGGCACCGACAAGGTTGCCCAATGCGTGATCTACGGCACCATCAAAACCAAGCAGGCGCTGAAGGACTCCGCCCGCATCATGGGTTATGAATTCTCGGTTGGAGAAAAAGTCACTAAGGCCTTGCCCCCGGCGGCCACCGGCGGCAAGGACATCAGCCTGCATGATATTTTCGACCCTTCGGCCAAACGATATGCCGAGGCCAGGGAATTCCGCGAGATGTACGATTCCGACCCCGATGCCAAGCGCATTACTGAGGAGGCCAAAGGTATCGAAGGCCTGATTCGTCAGACCGGTGTGCATGCGTGCGCCACCATCATGGGTAGCGCACCCATCACCGATACCTCGCCATTGCTGGAACGTACCGATGGCACCATCACCACCACCTTCGAATACCACACCTGCGAAACGTTGGGTCTGGTCAAGATGGACTTCCTTGGCCTGTCCAACTTGACGGTAATCCACGACACCCTGAAGAATATCGAAGCCAACGGCAAGCCCGCTATCGACTACACCAAGATTCCGCTTGATGATGCGGAAACCTACAAGCTGATGGCCCGAGGCGACACCTTGGGTGTGTTCCAGCTTGATTCCGACGGTATGCGTTCGCTGCTGAAAACGCTGAAGCCTGATAATTTCAACGATATTTCCGCACTTATCGCCCTGTACCGACCGGGCCCAATGAGTATGGATTCGCACACCAACTACGCCAAGCGTAAGAACGGTCTGCAGAAGATTACGCCTATTCACCCCGAACTCGAGGAGCCACTCAAGCAGGTGCTCGATGAGACCTATGGTCTGATCATCTATCAGGAGCAGGTGCAGTCCGCCGCACGAATCCTGGCAGGCTATTCGCTGGGCAAGGCAGACGTGCTGCGTCGAGCCATGGGTAAGAAGAAGCCCGAAGTGTTGGCCAAGGAAAAGGTGCCATTCTTTGCAGGCATGAAGGAGCACGGATACTCCGAGGAAGCGGCGAATGCCGTGTGGGATATTCTTGTGCCGTTCTCCGGTTACGCTTTCAATAAAGCGCACTCCGCCGCATATGGTCTGATTTCCTATTGGACCGCTTATCTGAAAACCCACTATCCGGTCGAGTTCATGGCCGCCCTGTTGCAGGGTGCCGCCACCAACAAAGACAAGACCGCACTGTATCTGGGCGAAGCGCGCCGCATGGGTATCCAGGTGCTGTCCCCGGATGTCAATGAATCGGTTTACGCGTACTCCGCAGTAGGAGACGTCGTCCGATTTGGCCTTGGTGCCATCCGTAACGTGGGCGATAAGGCAGTGGCCGACATCATTGCCGAGCGCGAAGGACCGCGCGGCAAGTTCGTGAACTTCATGGACTTCATTCGGCGTGTGCCTCTGACCGCGCTCAACCGGCGACTGGTCGAATCGCTGATCAAGGCCGGTGCCTTCGATTCGATTGACCCGAACCGCCGCGCATTGTTCACTGTCCACGAGGCCGCCATTGATTCAGTGGTCAGTCTCAAGCGTAAGCAGGCCGAAGGTCAGTTCGACCTGTTCTCCGATGCGGACGATGGGGGAGCGGAAGCCATGGGCGACGCCTCTGTCACCGTGCCGGATATCGAGGAATGGGACAAGAAAACCAAGCTCAACTTTGAACGAGAAATGCTGGGTCTCTACGTTTCCGACCACCCGCTTTCCGGTATGCAGTCGATACTGGCCTCCCTGCGTGAAATGTCCATTGCACATCTGATCGATCGAGCCAAGACCATGGGTGAGGGGCAGCAGGTCACCTTGGCCGGTCTAATCACCGGCGTGGATCGCCGTGTGTCCAAGAAGGGCAACCCATGGGCCATTGTGACCATTGAAGACATGGAAAGTTCTATCCAATGCATGTTCTTCGGTAAGGTCTACGAGGCCGCCGCCGCCGAGCTGGCCGTGGATGCCATCGTGCAGATACGAGGCCAGGTGGAACTGCGCGATGAGACCGTTTCCATGCGTGCCACCGAGCTGCAGGTGCCCACTCTGGAATCCGAGGACGAGCGCCCGCTGACCATCACATTGCCGCACGCGGCTTTGGATCGTCAACATATGATGCAACTCGGGCAAGTGCTCACCAACCATCCCGGCTATTGCGAGGTGCACTTGGCGGTGATGGACGAGAAAGGCAATGCGCAGGTACTGACATTCGGCGATCGGTTCCGCGTCAAACGAGATACTTCACTGTTTGCTGAGATCAAGATTCTCTTCGGTCCCAGCTGTCTCCCCGCTGCCTAA
- a CDS encoding helix-turn-helix transcriptional regulator, producing the protein MSSSPLTAAPSTAQIVIEILELLDSRTDSEHGLTAIEISKSIGVSEKTVRGHLKALHDMQPFGRRVEHLERRDLAKAESVDPKPGWYIEPVFDTAQMRLLADGAALSHSDGEYLQDLIAKIYTFAGRSGQLRGLNQLATPKNYNTEFLNNIELLNDAIEHERAIRFHYCTYDINGNLVPRLDSSSSPKEYRVDPYHLMYKNSKYYLICHMHQHDSLSYLHVERFRGLTMSSTDHSLKRTLDSFSPVPGTPFNVTQHMNERPYPMNGKAVPIHMRIKGTLEPLYDWFDQATVTQISDAEYDVHIVANERATLWWALQYADSHFIEILEPQSLRTMLHDTGQSLTQMYQEP; encoded by the coding sequence ATGAGCTCATCGCCACTAACCGCAGCACCTTCCACCGCGCAGATCGTCATCGAAATCCTCGAGCTGCTGGATTCCCGCACGGACAGCGAGCATGGGCTGACCGCCATCGAAATCAGCAAAAGCATCGGCGTTTCGGAGAAGACCGTGCGCGGACATCTCAAGGCATTGCATGACATGCAGCCGTTCGGACGACGGGTGGAGCATCTGGAGCGGCGCGACCTTGCCAAGGCGGAAAGCGTTGACCCCAAGCCCGGATGGTATATCGAGCCCGTATTTGACACGGCCCAGATGCGGCTGCTTGCCGATGGCGCGGCGCTCTCGCATTCGGATGGCGAATACTTGCAGGATCTTATCGCGAAAATCTACACATTCGCGGGCAGGTCAGGCCAATTGCGCGGACTCAACCAGCTGGCGACGCCGAAGAACTACAACACCGAGTTCCTCAACAACATCGAGCTGCTCAATGATGCCATCGAACACGAGCGCGCAATTCGGTTCCACTACTGCACGTACGACATCAATGGCAATCTGGTCCCCCGCCTTGACAGTTCCAGCTCCCCCAAGGAATACCGAGTCGACCCCTATCATCTGATGTATAAGAACAGCAAGTACTACCTCATTTGCCACATGCATCAGCACGACAGCCTGTCCTATCTGCACGTGGAGCGGTTCCGCGGCTTGACGATGAGCAGTACCGATCATTCGCTCAAACGCACGCTTGACAGCTTTAGCCCGGTTCCGGGAACACCATTCAACGTCACACAACATATGAACGAACGCCCTTACCCGATGAATGGGAAAGCCGTACCGATTCACATGCGCATTAAGGGCACGCTCGAACCGTTATATGACTGGTTCGACCAGGCTACCGTCACTCAAATCAGCGACGCCGAATACGACGTGCACATTGTGGCCAACGAACGAGCCACATTATGGTGGGCATTGCAATACGCCGATTCGCATTTCATTGAGATTCTCGAACCACAGTCTTTACGCACCATGTTGCATGATACCGGCCAATCCCTGACGCAGATGTACCAAGAACCATGA
- a CDS encoding RluA family pseudouridine synthase, translating to MSRMVPAPDALIGKRFDVAVAKMLGISRSKAADLIDSGQARVLGREVARSSSLMAGETVEFDLVENHVEPEPIANDMAVVYEDDDVVVVDKPVGVAAHASVGWSGPTVLGSLRDRGVRITSYGAAGREGIVSRLDVGTSGLMLVCKSELAYTEMRRQFAEHEVKKTYHALVQGGLKEDKATIEAPIGRAKVSDFRFCITPAGKPAITHWDVLERFDHEATLVSVNLETGRTHQIRVHFSSIGHPLCGDPMYGANPVLSEALGLDRQWLHAMKLEFRHPRTRVWTTVESHYPADLAAALDVMRARHTEPVESLVD from the coding sequence ATGAGCCGAATGGTCCCCGCCCCTGATGCACTGATTGGCAAGCGTTTCGATGTGGCAGTCGCGAAGATGCTCGGCATATCGCGTTCCAAGGCCGCCGATCTGATCGACTCCGGTCAGGCTCGCGTTCTTGGACGCGAGGTCGCACGCTCCAGTTCCTTAATGGCAGGGGAGACCGTCGAATTCGATTTGGTTGAGAATCATGTCGAACCGGAACCCATCGCGAACGATATGGCCGTGGTCTATGAGGACGATGATGTCGTCGTAGTTGATAAGCCGGTGGGAGTAGCGGCCCATGCTTCAGTCGGATGGTCCGGGCCTACGGTTCTCGGATCGTTGCGCGACCGCGGAGTGCGCATTACTTCCTATGGTGCTGCAGGACGTGAGGGCATAGTCTCGCGGCTTGACGTGGGGACTTCCGGCCTTATGCTGGTATGCAAATCCGAGTTGGCGTACACGGAAATGCGTCGGCAATTCGCGGAGCATGAAGTGAAGAAAACCTATCATGCCCTGGTGCAGGGTGGGTTGAAAGAGGACAAAGCCACCATCGAGGCTCCGATTGGGCGAGCAAAAGTCTCTGATTTTCGATTCTGCATCACTCCAGCAGGAAAGCCGGCCATCACTCATTGGGATGTACTGGAGCGGTTCGACCACGAGGCCACATTGGTATCCGTGAATCTGGAGACCGGTCGTACCCATCAGATTCGTGTGCATTTCTCTTCCATTGGTCACCCGTTATGCGGAGACCCCATGTATGGTGCCAATCCGGTGCTGTCCGAGGCTCTGGGTCTTGACCGCCAATGGTTGCACGCTATGAAGCTTGAATTCCGCCATCCCCGCACGCGCGTCTGGACTACGGTCGAGTCTCATTACCCTGCTGACTTAGCTGCTGCTCTTGATGTCATGCGCGCTCGTCATACCGAGCCGGTTGAATCGTTGGTGGATTAG
- the lspA gene encoding signal peptidase II produces MMNQQGRLRTRVAVFACVSAVALIADQLTKAWAMAALSDGQSIRVIPGLLSLTLVRNPGASLGMGSGATWVISLLAIVACVALVVLGIRTISTKWTVALSFAFAGALGNLIDRVMYADSFLNGKVVDFLNYGWSVGNVADVYLVVAAVVLVVLILIGEPFSQKELDEKSAHIADSSSDSEADAE; encoded by the coding sequence ATGATGAACCAACAGGGACGGCTGCGCACCCGCGTGGCCGTCTTTGCATGTGTATCCGCGGTTGCGTTGATTGCTGATCAGCTCACCAAGGCGTGGGCCATGGCCGCGCTGTCTGACGGACAGTCCATCCGAGTTATTCCCGGACTGCTTTCCCTGACTCTGGTTCGCAATCCTGGTGCCTCATTGGGAATGGGATCCGGTGCCACCTGGGTAATCAGTCTGCTGGCCATTGTGGCTTGCGTGGCACTCGTGGTATTGGGCATACGCACGATTTCCACGAAGTGGACCGTGGCACTGTCCTTTGCCTTTGCCGGGGCCTTGGGCAACCTGATTGATCGTGTAATGTACGCCGACAGCTTCCTCAACGGCAAGGTCGTGGATTTTTTGAATTACGGCTGGTCAGTTGGCAATGTGGCGGATGTCTATCTTGTTGTTGCCGCTGTGGTCCTAGTCGTGCTGATTCTCATCGGTGAGCCGTTCTCGCAGAAAGAGCTGGATGAGAAGTCCGCGCACATCGCTGATTCGTCTTCCGATTCGGAGGCAGATGCCGAATAA
- a CDS encoding DivIVA domain-containing protein: MALLTPKDIREHTFQTVRFKEGYDVDEVDDFLDQVTETVEALGRQAVAGGQATQSLGPDVSNLNAKISELSGQVQKLQAENADLKNAAAQAQPGAESDAQAAELAAAKLSEAEESNRALSAQNDQLKGQVDQLNAQIDQLTAQAAQATGNQKAVGQQIAAIQQERDQFRASNEELSRKLAEAQQQGAAVEQQAAQIADLTRQLEEAKQRENQLRSQVSKVEPSTETGSLQKIAGAASMPGTEPERATAMLTLAMQLHDQYVEKGKTKAQEITEASQNKYNELVNKANSYSDRTRSEADAYSDRTRSEADAYSDKTRADADTYAQNTHQDADSYSAKTRQDADNYSKTQHADADQYESEVQNRAAEYDKNTRSAADTYAQQVRDNLQAQSKVVEGNIQSLKQFEAEYRARLTEFLGQLAAQVSESNNYESQTQSEPQAN, from the coding sequence ATGGCTCTGTTGACGCCGAAAGATATTAGGGAGCACACCTTCCAGACCGTTCGTTTCAAGGAAGGCTACGATGTTGACGAGGTCGATGACTTCCTCGATCAGGTCACCGAAACGGTTGAGGCTCTGGGGCGTCAGGCAGTCGCCGGCGGTCAGGCCACTCAGTCTCTGGGTCCTGATGTCAGCAATCTGAATGCTAAGATTTCCGAGCTGTCCGGTCAGGTGCAGAAGCTGCAGGCCGAAAACGCCGATCTGAAGAACGCTGCAGCACAGGCGCAGCCCGGTGCCGAGTCCGACGCTCAGGCCGCCGAACTGGCTGCTGCCAAACTGAGCGAGGCGGAGGAGTCCAACCGTGCTCTGTCTGCGCAGAATGATCAGCTCAAGGGTCAGGTCGATCAGCTCAATGCTCAGATCGACCAGCTGACCGCTCAGGCCGCTCAGGCTACCGGCAACCAGAAGGCTGTTGGCCAGCAGATTGCCGCCATCCAGCAGGAGCGCGATCAGTTCCGTGCGTCCAACGAGGAGCTGTCCCGCAAGCTTGCTGAGGCCCAGCAGCAGGGTGCTGCCGTTGAGCAGCAGGCCGCTCAGATCGCCGACCTCACTCGTCAGCTCGAGGAAGCCAAGCAGCGCGAAAACCAGCTTCGTTCCCAGGTCTCCAAGGTCGAGCCGAGCACCGAAACTGGTTCTCTGCAGAAGATTGCAGGCGCAGCTTCCATGCCGGGCACCGAGCCCGAACGTGCCACCGCAATGCTCACCCTGGCCATGCAGCTGCACGATCAGTACGTGGAGAAGGGCAAGACCAAGGCGCAGGAAATCACCGAGGCCAGCCAGAACAAGTACAACGAACTGGTGAACAAGGCCAACAGCTACTCTGACCGTACGCGCTCCGAAGCAGATGCCTATTCTGACCGTACGCGCTCCGAGGCGGATGCATACTCCGACAAGACCCGTGCTGATGCCGACACCTACGCGCAGAACACGCATCAGGATGCCGACTCCTATTCAGCCAAGACTCGTCAGGACGCGGATAACTACTCCAAGACCCAGCACGCTGATGCCGATCAGTATGAGTCCGAAGTTCAGAACCGTGCTGCCGAGTACGACAAGAACACTCGTTCTGCCGCTGACACCTACGCACAGCAGGTGCGCGACAACCTGCAGGCTCAGTCCAAGGTGGTCGAGGGCAACATCCAGAGCCTCAAGCAGTTCGAGGCCGAATACCGTGCACGCCTTACCGAGTTCCTCGGCCAGCTTGCCGCTCAGGTTTCCGAATCGAACAACTACGAGAGCCAGACCCAGTCTGAGCCTCAGGCCAACTGA